Proteins from a genomic interval of Enterococcus faecium:
- a CDS encoding alpha/beta hydrolase, giving the protein MVIFYFILILIFIGISYHFLSYFYAKKLVRAGVQRGYDWYEETGHRLMDPAAVTSVEKKRQKLEEECESFWEQGIPKTIKSYDGLKLAGQMLLQPTQQNKWVICVHDYRSTGKRDMSHIGKRYAEKGFNVLIPDLRAHGESEGEIIGMGWLDRLDLIAWIQLILDEQPDASIILHGGSMGASTIMMASGEKLPSAVKGFILDSGYVSVYAEFRYMLSKITVFPKKMIMRYANHYAQKYAGYSLKQASATRQLGSNHLPLLVIHGERDHFVPTEAAYTIQNATAGDKALLLVPEAEHLEASMKDPKTYWTVIFSFIEQRITMD; this is encoded by the coding sequence ATGGTTATTTTTTATTTCATTCTTATTCTGATATTTATAGGAATCAGTTACCATTTTCTTTCTTATTTTTATGCAAAGAAATTAGTAAGAGCGGGGGTACAGAGAGGCTATGACTGGTATGAAGAAACTGGGCACCGCTTGATGGATCCTGCTGCAGTCACGTCAGTAGAAAAAAAGCGACAAAAATTAGAAGAAGAGTGTGAAAGCTTCTGGGAACAAGGAATACCAAAAACGATCAAAAGTTATGACGGGTTGAAACTAGCTGGACAGATGTTACTCCAACCAACTCAGCAGAATAAATGGGTCATTTGTGTACATGATTATCGAAGTACAGGGAAAAGAGATATGTCTCATATAGGTAAAAGATATGCAGAGAAAGGATTCAACGTTCTTATACCCGATTTACGTGCGCATGGAGAAAGTGAAGGAGAAATCATCGGAATGGGATGGCTAGACCGGCTAGATTTAATTGCATGGATCCAACTCATCTTAGATGAACAACCAGATGCATCCATTATTTTGCACGGCGGTTCGATGGGCGCTTCTACGATTATGATGGCAAGTGGTGAAAAGCTTCCATCTGCAGTCAAAGGATTTATCTTAGACAGCGGATATGTTTCTGTTTATGCGGAATTTCGGTATATGTTAAGTAAAATCACGGTCTTTCCTAAAAAAATGATCATGAGATATGCGAATCACTATGCTCAGAAATACGCAGGTTATTCTTTAAAGCAAGCATCAGCTACAAGACAGCTTGGTAGTAACCATTTGCCTTTGTTAGTCATCCATGGTGAAAGAGATCATTTTGTTCCTACAGAAGCAGCATACACGATTCAAAACGCTACGGCAGGGGATAAAGCATTACTGCTTGTTCCAGAAGCAGAACATTTGGAAGCATCGATGAAAGATCCGAAAACCTATTGGACAGTGATTTTTTCATTTATTGAACAAAGAATAACGATGGATTGA
- a CDS encoding ECF transporter S component, with amino-acid sequence MNKNKMATRVLTMMALCIGINYVGGTIALWLRLPVYLDSIGTIFAGALLGPIPGMLTGLSSGILSGVTTDIFSLYYSPIQILTGLLAGLILPRYLGKDKNSLKLLLLALILSVPGTIVSSIITVQLFGGITSSGSSMIVQLLHGLGLSQTTSVILVQAGTDYLDRFLSIVVVSLVITMLPQRLIYSKRKIG; translated from the coding sequence ATGAATAAAAACAAGATGGCAACTCGCGTACTTACAATGATGGCTTTGTGTATTGGGATCAATTATGTTGGAGGAACGATTGCTTTATGGCTTCGTTTGCCAGTCTATCTAGACTCTATTGGAACGATTTTTGCTGGCGCGTTACTTGGTCCCATACCAGGAATGCTGACAGGATTGTCCAGCGGTATTTTAAGTGGAGTGACTACAGATATTTTTTCTCTGTATTATTCGCCAATCCAAATTCTCACAGGCTTGCTTGCTGGATTGATTTTGCCAAGATATCTCGGCAAAGATAAAAACAGCTTGAAACTGTTATTACTCGCTTTGATTTTGTCGGTACCTGGAACGATCGTTTCTTCGATCATTACCGTTCAGTTATTTGGCGGGATCACCTCCTCAGGATCCAGTATGATCGTTCAGCTATTACATGGGTTAGGTTTAAGTCAGACAACAAGTGTGATCTTGGTACAGGCGGGTACAGACTACCTTGATCGCTTTTTGTCTATCGTCGTTGTTTCATTAGTCATCACTATGTTGCCACAACGCTTGATATATTCAAAAAGAAAAATAGGCTGA
- a CDS encoding nucleoside hydrolase: MRKVIIDCDPGIDDTLALSLAVKSPDIEVVAITVVCGNVPVDIGTQNVLKCLERCDRLDIPVYQGMEKPLKQPFISAQDTHGLDGLGDTNFPMVLAKQAESLHAVDFLTDYFKEKTDTSVIALGPLTNIASALKNSPSVGKHMDRFVSMGGTYKSHGNCSPVAEYNYWCDPEAASYVFEKLKQPIEMVGLDVTREIVLTPTILEYCCQMNPEEGEYLKAITRFYFDFHWKQERILGCVINDPLAVAYFIDESICEGFKSFTAVETQGISRGQTLVDRYEFWQKSANSKIMTKVDTRLFFQKFLTVLLNAQEETIMKDLERLKMG; the protein is encoded by the coding sequence ATGCGTAAAGTAATTATTGATTGCGATCCAGGGATCGACGACACTTTAGCTTTATCACTAGCTGTCAAATCCCCTGATATCGAAGTAGTTGCTATTACCGTCGTTTGCGGGAATGTCCCTGTAGATATCGGTACGCAGAATGTGCTGAAATGTTTGGAGCGCTGTGATCGTTTAGATATCCCTGTTTATCAAGGAATGGAAAAACCTTTGAAGCAACCTTTCATTAGTGCGCAAGACACTCATGGGTTGGATGGATTAGGGGACACAAATTTCCCGATGGTCTTAGCCAAACAGGCAGAATCGCTCCATGCAGTTGATTTTCTGACTGATTATTTCAAAGAAAAAACAGATACATCAGTCATTGCTTTGGGGCCTTTGACCAATATCGCTTCTGCTTTGAAAAACAGCCCATCTGTTGGGAAACATATGGATCGTTTTGTCTCAATGGGCGGAACTTACAAAAGCCATGGTAACTGTTCACCAGTTGCTGAATACAATTACTGGTGTGATCCTGAAGCAGCTTCTTATGTATTCGAAAAGCTCAAACAACCGATAGAAATGGTTGGGTTAGATGTGACAAGAGAAATCGTCTTGACACCGACTATCCTTGAATATTGCTGCCAAATGAATCCTGAAGAGGGAGAGTATCTAAAAGCGATCACTCGTTTTTATTTTGACTTTCACTGGAAACAAGAAAGAATCTTAGGATGTGTCATCAATGATCCATTAGCTGTTGCTTATTTTATCGATGAGTCCATCTGTGAAGGCTTTAAAAGCTTCACTGCTGTAGAAACTCAAGGAATAAGTCGCGGACAAACATTGGTTGATCGTTATGAATTTTGGCAGAAATCTGCTAACAGTAAAATTATGACAAAAGTAGATACTCGTCTTTTTTTCCAAAAGTTTTTAACCGTTCTTTTAAATGCACAAGAAGAAACGATTATGAAAGATTTGGAAAGGTTAAAGATGGGCTAA
- a CDS encoding GNAT family N-acetyltransferase → MEIKEEKNRLALFNDEQQEIGEMTWSDAGPDIMIIDHTFVDPAYRGQKLAEKLVYTGVELARREGKKIIPLCPYAKKEFEKKPEYHDVLRQS, encoded by the coding sequence ATGGAAATCAAAGAGGAAAAAAATCGTCTTGCTTTATTCAATGATGAGCAACAAGAAATCGGAGAAATGACATGGTCGGATGCGGGGCCAGACATCATGATCATTGACCATACATTTGTCGATCCAGCATATCGTGGTCAAAAATTAGCTGAAAAGCTAGTGTATACTGGAGTAGAACTAGCAAGACGAGAGGGGAAAAAGATTATCCCTTTATGCCCTTACGCAAAAAAAGAGTTTGAGAAGAAACCAGAGTATCATGACGTCTTACGCCAATCATAA
- a CDS encoding alpha/beta hydrolase, which produces MKRVKQLPKPLYAKHGKRAVLLLHAYSGSPNDVRMLARFLEKADYTVYAPLFKGHGTMEPYDILQEKAESWWADTKKAIHFLQSEQFSDIAVLGLSMGGIFAVRALEEESVIGGGFFCSPLSPVETNVPENFEKYVRQVLKIAGKSEKEINEKAVSYRSLAEHQLMDIQDQAAIAESRLSDIQQPIFLAQAGKDEMIDPNGVFETARKLSRQRVTLQWYPESGHVITVGTARRELEKDVLEFLEKLPWNEE; this is translated from the coding sequence GTGAAACGAGTGAAACAATTACCAAAACCCCTTTATGCAAAACATGGAAAACGAGCAGTTTTGCTGCTTCATGCGTACTCAGGAAGTCCAAATGATGTCCGGATGCTCGCACGGTTTTTAGAAAAAGCAGATTATACAGTCTATGCGCCGCTATTTAAAGGACATGGAACGATGGAGCCATATGATATCTTGCAAGAAAAAGCAGAAAGCTGGTGGGCAGATACTAAAAAAGCTATCCATTTTTTACAGTCTGAACAGTTTTCTGATATTGCCGTATTGGGATTATCGATGGGTGGCATCTTTGCTGTACGGGCACTAGAAGAAGAATCAGTAATTGGCGGCGGTTTTTTCTGTTCGCCCCTGTCTCCTGTAGAAACAAACGTGCCTGAAAATTTTGAAAAATATGTACGTCAAGTGCTGAAGATAGCAGGCAAATCAGAAAAAGAAATCAATGAAAAAGCTGTGTCTTACCGCTCGTTAGCTGAACATCAATTAATGGATATACAAGACCAAGCAGCAATCGCAGAAAGTAGACTATCAGATATCCAACAGCCAATATTTTTAGCTCAAGCTGGGAAAGATGAAATGATCGACCCAAATGGTGTATTTGAAACGGCACGCAAATTGAGCCGCCAACGAGTGACACTTCAATGGTATCCTGAAAGCGGTCATGTGATTACAGTTGGCACAGCAAGACGCGAATTAGAAAAAGACGTGTTGGAATTTTTAGAAAAATTACCTTGGAATGAGGAATAA
- the rnr gene encoding ribonuclease R, which yields MTKETIKEKILFFMESSRKRSFSMEEIAEGLGFQKSDDFKLLVQTIAQMEREQSIVFNKKGKVKLPLKPILVEGTFRANERGFGFVTIDPEEDDIYIPKEATGFAMDGDTVAIDIMKRANTDMDRGAEGKVVEIRDRATTQLAGEFVAYSDEEIQETDLYGVVIPKDRKLNQFKVYAAAEGVRPVDGSIVLIELTHYPEKGYATSLEGIIKQVIGHKNDPGMDILSIVVANGIPTKFPDDVLSEADEVPDQISEKDIVGRRDLRDQLIVTIDGEDAKDLDDAVTVKKLENGNYFLGVHIADVSYYVTQGSQLDREAYERGTSVYLTDRVIPMIPQRLSNGICSLNPHVPRLTMSCEMEIDPNGQVVSHEIFPSVIQTTERMTYTAVNQILEDQDEETMQRYAQLVPMFQEMGELHRILEMMRIKRGAISFEDREAKILVDAEGHPNDIQLRSRGIGERLIESFMLAANETVAEHYNKLNLPFIYRIHEQPKEEKMQRFFDFASALGILVRGTKGTITPKDLQHVIEGVEDKPEAAVINTMLLRSMQQARYSEDNFGHYGLAADYYTHFTSPIRRYPDLIVHRLIRSYSQDKSESNQSLWAEELPEIADHSSKMERRAVETEREVDAMKKAEFMMDKVGEEFDGIISSVVKFGLFIELPNTVEGLIHINELKQDYFHFIENHLALVGERTGLTFKIGQKVRVKVVKADPDERAVDFELVSAEEVTALERPKARNGKSGKREGKQAGKRSEKNGKKNKRYSDSKQTFGKKKGKKPFYKGVKKKKKKK from the coding sequence ATGACAAAAGAAACAATAAAAGAGAAAATTCTCTTTTTCATGGAAAGCAGTCGCAAACGTAGTTTTTCTATGGAAGAAATCGCTGAAGGTCTAGGCTTTCAAAAAAGCGATGATTTTAAATTACTAGTACAAACGATTGCTCAAATGGAAAGAGAACAGAGTATCGTTTTCAATAAAAAAGGAAAAGTCAAACTTCCTTTAAAACCGATCTTGGTCGAAGGGACATTTCGGGCAAATGAACGAGGATTTGGATTTGTAACGATTGATCCCGAAGAAGATGATATCTATATCCCGAAAGAAGCGACTGGCTTTGCAATGGATGGGGATACCGTAGCAATTGATATCATGAAGCGAGCAAATACAGATATGGATCGCGGAGCAGAGGGAAAAGTAGTGGAGATTCGAGACCGAGCGACTACTCAGTTAGCCGGAGAATTTGTTGCTTATTCAGACGAAGAGATACAGGAAACGGATCTTTATGGTGTGGTCATCCCGAAAGATAGAAAGCTTAACCAATTCAAAGTGTATGCAGCGGCAGAGGGAGTTCGTCCAGTTGACGGAAGTATTGTATTGATCGAACTGACCCATTACCCTGAAAAAGGGTATGCAACTAGTTTAGAAGGGATAATCAAGCAAGTGATTGGTCATAAGAATGACCCTGGCATGGATATCCTCTCGATTGTCGTGGCTAACGGTATTCCTACAAAATTTCCTGATGATGTGTTATCTGAGGCAGATGAAGTTCCAGACCAGATCAGCGAAAAGGATATTGTTGGACGCAGAGATTTAAGAGATCAGCTCATCGTTACGATTGATGGAGAAGATGCAAAAGATCTAGATGATGCAGTGACGGTCAAAAAATTAGAAAATGGTAATTATTTTCTTGGAGTACACATTGCAGATGTATCTTACTATGTGACGCAAGGCAGTCAACTGGACAGAGAAGCATACGAAAGAGGAACAAGTGTCTATTTGACCGATCGAGTGATTCCGATGATCCCACAACGTTTATCCAATGGTATCTGTTCATTGAATCCCCATGTTCCACGACTCACCATGAGTTGTGAAATGGAGATCGATCCAAATGGACAAGTTGTCTCTCATGAGATTTTTCCAAGTGTGATCCAAACAACAGAACGGATGACCTACACAGCTGTCAATCAAATCTTAGAAGATCAAGATGAAGAAACGATGCAACGTTATGCTCAGCTCGTGCCTATGTTCCAAGAAATGGGTGAATTGCATCGAATCCTTGAAATGATGCGAATCAAACGTGGAGCGATTTCTTTTGAGGATCGTGAAGCGAAGATCCTTGTTGATGCTGAAGGACACCCAAATGATATCCAGCTAAGAAGCAGAGGGATAGGTGAACGCTTGATCGAATCCTTTATGCTTGCTGCCAACGAAACGGTAGCTGAACATTATAATAAATTAAATCTTCCGTTTATTTATCGAATCCATGAACAGCCAAAAGAAGAAAAAATGCAGCGCTTCTTTGATTTTGCTTCAGCTTTGGGCATTCTGGTACGAGGAACGAAAGGAACGATCACACCGAAAGATTTACAGCATGTGATCGAAGGAGTAGAAGATAAACCAGAAGCTGCAGTTATCAATACTATGTTGCTAAGAAGTATGCAACAAGCACGCTATTCAGAAGACAATTTTGGGCATTATGGCTTAGCAGCAGATTACTACACACATTTTACATCTCCTATTCGACGCTATCCCGATCTGATCGTCCATCGGCTGATCCGTTCTTATAGCCAAGATAAAAGTGAAAGCAATCAAAGTTTATGGGCTGAGGAACTTCCTGAAATCGCGGATCATAGTTCTAAGATGGAGCGTCGCGCAGTAGAAACAGAACGTGAAGTAGATGCGATGAAGAAAGCAGAATTCATGATGGACAAAGTGGGAGAAGAATTCGACGGGATCATCAGCTCTGTTGTGAAATTCGGACTGTTTATCGAACTACCGAATACAGTAGAAGGATTGATCCATATCAATGAATTGAAACAAGACTACTTCCATTTTATTGAAAATCATTTAGCGCTTGTAGGTGAAAGAACTGGACTGACTTTTAAAATCGGACAAAAAGTGCGCGTAAAAGTAGTCAAAGCTGATCCAGATGAACGAGCAGTGGATTTTGAACTCGTTTCCGCAGAAGAGGTCACTGCGTTGGAACGTCCAAAAGCACGCAATGGAAAATCTGGAAAACGAGAAGGAAAACAAGCAGGCAAACGCTCAGAAAAAAATGGCAAGAAGAACAAACGATATAGTGATAGTAAGCAAACGTTCGGTAAGAAAAAAGGGAAAAAGCCATTTTACAAAGGTGTCAAAAAGAAGAAAAAGAAAAAATAA
- the eno gene encoding phosphopyruvate hydratase gives MSIITDVYAREVLDSRGNPTIEVEVYTESGAFGRGMVPSGASTGEYEAVELRDGDKARYGGKGVTKAVDNVNNIIAEAIIGYDVRDQMAIDKAMIALDGTPNKGKLGANAILGVSIAVARAAADYLEVPLYHYLGGFNTKVLPTPMMNIINGGSHADNSIDFQEFMIMPVGAPTFKEALRMGAEVFHALASILKARGLATSVGDEGGFAPNLGSNEEGFEVIIEAIEKAGYVPGKDVVLAMDAASSEFYDKEKGVYVLADSGEGEKTTDEMIKFYEELVSKYPIISIEDGLDENDWDGFKKLTDVLGDKVQLVGDDLFVTNTQKLSEGIEKGIANSILIKVNQIGTLTETFEAIEMAKEAGYTAVVSHRSGETEDSTISDIAVATNAGQIKTGSLSRTDRIAKYNQLLRIEDQLGEVAEYKGLKSFYNLKNK, from the coding sequence ATGTCAATTATTACTGATGTTTACGCTCGCGAGGTCTTAGACTCACGTGGTAACCCAACAATCGAAGTAGAAGTATACACAGAAAGCGGAGCTTTTGGCCGCGGAATGGTTCCTTCAGGTGCTTCAACTGGTGAATACGAAGCAGTTGAATTACGTGACGGAGACAAAGCTCGTTATGGCGGTAAAGGTGTAACTAAAGCTGTCGACAACGTAAATAACATCATTGCTGAAGCAATCATTGGCTACGATGTTCGTGACCAAATGGCTATCGACAAAGCTATGATCGCTTTAGACGGAACTCCTAACAAAGGTAAATTAGGTGCGAACGCTATTTTAGGTGTTTCTATCGCTGTTGCACGTGCAGCTGCTGACTACCTAGAAGTACCTTTATACCACTACCTAGGCGGATTCAACACAAAAGTATTGCCAACACCAATGATGAACATCATCAACGGCGGATCACATGCTGATAACTCAATCGACTTCCAAGAATTCATGATCATGCCTGTTGGCGCTCCAACATTCAAAGAAGCTCTACGTATGGGTGCTGAAGTATTCCACGCATTAGCTTCAATCTTGAAAGCTCGCGGATTAGCAACTTCTGTTGGTGACGAAGGTGGATTTGCTCCAAACCTTGGTTCAAACGAAGAAGGTTTTGAAGTAATCATCGAAGCAATCGAAAAAGCTGGCTATGTACCTGGTAAAGACGTTGTTCTTGCTATGGATGCTGCTTCTTCAGAATTCTACGACAAAGAAAAAGGTGTTTACGTACTAGCTGACTCAGGCGAAGGCGAAAAAACAACTGACGAAATGATCAAATTCTACGAAGAATTAGTTTCTAAATATCCAATCATCTCAATCGAAGATGGATTAGACGAAAACGACTGGGACGGATTCAAGAAATTAACTGACGTATTAGGCGACAAAGTTCAATTAGTTGGTGACGACTTGTTCGTAACAAACACTCAAAAATTATCTGAAGGTATCGAAAAAGGAATTGCTAACTCAATCCTTATCAAAGTGAACCAAATCGGTACATTAACAGAAACTTTCGAAGCTATCGAAATGGCTAAAGAAGCTGGCTACACAGCAGTTGTATCTCACCGTTCTGGTGAAACAGAAGATTCAACAATCTCTGATATCGCTGTTGCAACAAACGCTGGCCAAATCAAAACTGGTTCTCTATCACGTACTGACCGTATTGCTAAATACAACCAATTACTACGTATCGAAGACCAACTTGGTGAAGTTGCAGAATACAAAGGTTTGAAATCTTTCTACAACTTAAAAAACAAATAA
- the atpE gene encoding ATP synthase F0 subunit C — translation MNYIAAAIAIMGAAIGAGYGNGQVISKTIESMARQPEMSGQFRTTMFIGVALVEAVPILGVVIALILVFAV, via the coding sequence ATGAATTATATCGCAGCAGCAATCGCAATCATGGGAGCAGCAATCGGAGCCGGTTATGGTAACGGTCAAGTTATCTCTAAAACAATCGAATCAATGGCTCGCCAACCTGAAATGTCTGGTCAATTCCGTACAACAATGTTTATCGGGGTAGCTCTAGTTGAAGCTGTTCCTATCTTAGGGGTAGTTATCGCCTTGATTCTAGTTTTTGCCGTTTAA
- the atpF gene encoding F0F1 ATP synthase subunit B, with amino-acid sequence MLNQLAIAEVGNAMLGNIIVVSGSFLILLALLKHFAWGPISDILKKREDKIANDLDSAEQSRINSAKMEQEREQQLLASRSDAADIIKNAKESGELSRQNILKDAQEEAARLKSKAQADITVERDSALNSVKDDVAELSLQIAEKILNKELSPEMHESLINQYIEGLGSSNETR; translated from the coding sequence ATGCTGAATCAATTGGCAATTGCAGAAGTTGGCAATGCGATGTTAGGTAATATCATCGTTGTCAGCGGCTCATTTTTGATACTACTGGCTCTCTTGAAGCACTTTGCTTGGGGACCAATCAGCGATATTTTGAAAAAACGTGAAGACAAGATCGCCAATGATTTAGATTCTGCAGAACAATCTCGCATCAACTCAGCGAAAATGGAACAAGAACGCGAACAACAATTGTTAGCCTCTCGTTCTGATGCAGCTGATATCATCAAAAATGCGAAAGAAAGTGGAGAATTAAGCCGCCAAAATATTTTGAAGGATGCTCAAGAAGAAGCAGCTCGTCTAAAAAGCAAAGCCCAAGCTGATATCACTGTAGAACGTGATTCAGCGCTGAACTCTGTAAAAGACGACGTTGCAGAACTCTCTCTTCAAATCGCGGAAAAAATCTTGAACAAAGAATTATCTCCAGAAATGCATGAATCATTAATCAATCAATACATTGAAGGTCTAGGTTCTTCAAATGAAACTAGATAA
- a CDS encoding ArgE/DapE family deacylase: MKKEEKIAILQEIIRIKSVNGNEGEVAAYLNKLLAKHDITGEIVSYRDGRDNLIARYQKGQSGKVLGLSGHMDVVAAGDESSWTYAPFAAEIHGNRLYGRGATDMKNGLAAMVIAMIELKESGKPFNGTVKLLATVGEEVGELGGEQLTKAGYVDDLDALIIGEPTNYSLMYTHMGSINYTVTSHGKEAHSSMPDQGYNAINHLNEFITKANAEMNHLAETIENPVLGKTIHNVTLISGGNQVNSIPSHAQLQGNIRSIPEYPNDKIIALLQSIVNELNQETDYHLELMIDYNKIPVKADPDSPLIHCIQQQFSQPLPLVGAAATTDAAEFTKANHSFDFVVFGPGVVTLPHQVDEYVEIDNYLDMIEKYQGIILSYLA, encoded by the coding sequence ATGAAAAAAGAAGAAAAAATCGCGATTTTACAAGAGATTATCCGAATTAAATCAGTGAATGGAAACGAAGGTGAAGTAGCAGCCTATTTGAATAAGCTTTTGGCAAAGCATGACATAACAGGAGAGATTGTTTCTTACAGAGATGGTAGAGATAATTTGATTGCTCGTTACCAAAAGGGCCAATCAGGAAAAGTGTTAGGCCTATCTGGGCATATGGATGTCGTGGCGGCTGGTGATGAATCGTCTTGGACCTATGCACCCTTTGCAGCAGAAATCCATGGGAACCGTTTGTACGGACGTGGTGCTACAGATATGAAGAATGGCTTGGCAGCAATGGTGATTGCCATGATCGAACTGAAAGAGTCAGGAAAACCATTTAACGGAACAGTCAAATTATTAGCCACTGTCGGAGAAGAAGTGGGTGAACTAGGTGGGGAACAGCTCACGAAAGCAGGCTATGTAGATGACTTAGATGCCTTGATCATCGGAGAGCCAACCAATTACAGTTTGATGTATACGCACATGGGATCAATCAACTATACAGTCACCTCGCACGGAAAAGAAGCGCATAGCTCTATGCCAGACCAAGGTTATAATGCAATCAATCACCTAAATGAATTCATTACGAAAGCAAATGCTGAAATGAATCACCTCGCTGAAACAATCGAGAATCCTGTCCTAGGAAAAACAATCCATAATGTTACATTGATCAGTGGCGGGAATCAAGTCAACAGCATCCCAAGCCATGCGCAGCTCCAAGGGAACATTCGATCGATTCCAGAATACCCAAATGATAAAATCATTGCATTGCTGCAATCAATCGTCAATGAATTGAATCAAGAGACAGACTATCATTTGGAATTGATGATCGATTACAACAAAATACCTGTCAAAGCTGATCCAGATTCTCCTTTGATTCATTGCATTCAGCAACAATTCAGCCAGCCATTACCTTTAGTTGGAGCGGCAGCAACAACGGATGCAGCCGAATTTACGAAAGCTAACCATTCCTTCGACTTTGTCGTCTTTGGGCCTGGTGTCGTTACTTTGCCTCATCAAGTAGATGAGTATGTTGAAATCGATAATTATTTGGATATGATCGAAAAATATCAAGGAATTATTTTATCCTACTTAGCGTAA
- the secG gene encoding preprotein translocase subunit SecG, protein MYNLILGIVIVLSIVMVIAIMMQPSKQNSAASAFTGGADQLFGKQKARGFEAVMQRSTAVMGAVWMILLFVLAFLSSK, encoded by the coding sequence ATGTATAATTTAATTTTGGGAATCGTGATCGTTTTATCGATTGTTATGGTCATTGCGATTATGATGCAGCCAAGCAAGCAAAATAGTGCAGCGAGTGCATTTACCGGCGGTGCGGATCAACTATTCGGCAAACAAAAAGCTCGCGGCTTTGAAGCTGTCATGCAGCGATCAACTGCAGTCATGGGAGCTGTCTGGATGATCTTATTATTTGTCCTAGCATTTTTATCTTCGAAGTAG
- the atpB gene encoding F0F1 ATP synthase subunit A — MDERSLTFHIGPIWFDGTVCIMVLLTCLIVFFLAYFFTRNLKLKPTGKQNAIEWVIDFSRGIVTDNLPRKELSNFHLLAFTLFLFVFVANNIGLVTKIVLPNETTLWKSPTADPFVTLTLAFIMILLTHLFGVKKLGFKGYFVNSFLKPYSFMFPMKLIEEFTNLLTLALRLYGNIYAGEVLLTLIAKMMTSLGWFSLPLAIPLEMVWIAFSLFIGSIQAFVFVTLSMVYMSHKIEVEE, encoded by the coding sequence TTGGATGAACGCTCGCTAACGTTCCACATTGGACCAATTTGGTTTGATGGTACAGTTTGTATAATGGTGTTACTGACCTGTTTGATTGTTTTCTTCTTAGCTTACTTTTTTACAAGAAATCTTAAGTTGAAACCAACAGGCAAACAAAATGCGATAGAATGGGTCATTGATTTTAGTCGAGGAATCGTAACAGATAATCTGCCTAGAAAAGAATTGAGCAATTTCCATTTGTTGGCATTTACATTGTTTTTATTTGTTTTTGTTGCAAACAACATCGGTTTAGTAACAAAAATCGTCTTACCTAACGAAACAACACTTTGGAAAAGCCCGACAGCAGACCCGTTTGTTACTTTAACTTTGGCATTTATAATGATCTTACTTACTCACTTATTCGGGGTGAAAAAGTTAGGCTTCAAAGGATATTTCGTAAATTCGTTCTTGAAACCCTATAGTTTTATGTTTCCGATGAAACTGATTGAAGAATTTACAAACTTATTAACACTTGCTTTACGTCTTTATGGGAATATTTATGCGGGGGAAGTTTTGCTAACCTTGATTGCAAAAATGATGACAAGCTTAGGCTGGTTCTCATTACCATTAGCAATTCCATTAGAGATGGTCTGGATCGCGTTCTCCTTGTTTATTGGGAGCATCCAAGCATTTGTCTTTGTCACTTTGTCAATGGTTTATATGAGCCATAAGATTGAAGTAGAAGAATAA
- the smpB gene encoding SsrA-binding protein SmpB produces the protein MPKGEGKLIAQNKKARHDYSIIDTMEAGMVLQGTEIKSIRNSRINLKDGFIRVRNGEAFLHNVHISPYEQGNIFNHDPLRTRKLLLHKKQIVRLENELKNTGITVVPLKVYIRNGYAKVLIGLAKGKKSYDKREDLKRKDIDRQIDRTLKNFSR, from the coding sequence ATGCCAAAAGGCGAGGGAAAACTAATTGCACAAAACAAGAAAGCTCGCCATGATTATTCGATCATCGACACGATGGAAGCAGGGATGGTCTTGCAAGGAACGGAGATCAAGTCGATACGAAACAGCCGGATCAATCTGAAAGATGGATTTATTCGCGTCCGCAACGGGGAAGCTTTCTTGCATAATGTTCATATCAGTCCTTATGAACAAGGAAATATTTTTAATCATGATCCGTTGCGCACGAGAAAACTATTATTGCACAAGAAACAAATCGTTCGTCTTGAAAACGAATTGAAAAACACGGGAATCACTGTTGTTCCTTTAAAAGTCTATATTCGTAACGGCTATGCCAAGGTATTGATTGGTCTGGCAAAAGGGAAAAAATCGTATGATAAACGGGAAGATTTGAAACGAAAAGATATCGATCGACAAATTGATCGAACTTTAAAAAATTTCTCTAGATAA